A stretch of DNA from Thunnus thynnus chromosome 16, fThuThy2.1, whole genome shotgun sequence:
ttgtctctgtatttaTGGATGTTTTCTTCTCCGTGTTTTCTGAATATTGGCCTCTATGGACACGTAACAGTGTGTGTAAGTCGATATGCATGTGTCTCTGACTTTGGAGGCTTTTATGGCACCAGTGTGACCCTTGCAGCCTCTGCTCAACATCATGCAGAATGGGCCCTGGTGGGAAGATCTGTAGGAGGCAAATACAcggaaacacatttttacagaatTGCATGTGACCCAAACAAGGGCCTGCAGAGCAGCTTAGAGGCAAGACAGGAACAGCATCAGTGCATATTCTCAGCAGTTACAGTTTTAACAAGGACAACATGTTCATGAGGTTTCTCAGCAACACAGTGGGGGAGAAGAAGCAAGTCAGTGTTTATTCCAGTActaaataatattttgtgtttgtgcttaaATGCTTAGTGAGACTTGTACCGTATGGTGAAAGATAATGTTTGCGAAACTTTGGAGGGAAAGATGAGCCGAAAATTCCCAGATTATTACAGAGAGGTTTCACACACTTTGCTCATCGTTGTTGGCTGTTGCGCTCCATTTTGAAACCAGACGGAAAGAAGATGTTAAGCAGCAACATCTGACCAACAGACGCTGCTGGCTTCCACTCTTTGGTTTTGATCTTATGAATGCAGCAAGGTTTGGGAATTTATCACTGAATGACAAAGAGGAAGTCTGACAGACTATGCTGTATGTGCAGGAAACAGGCAGTTTTCCTCGCCAGTAGATATTCAACAGCTTTGTTCAAGcatttattgttctgtttttggaAAACAGCACACATGTAATTGATGAAACATTGAGTGAGAAGTATGACAGAACATGAGGACACAAAATACCTGAGGTCCTCTGTTCCCTCCAACTATTAGATGCATATGGCTACCTTGTGTTTAACTGTCATCAGCGTGGGTTGGTGTTTCCATCCAGaaaaatttcattcatttctcatAATTGTGACTAGGAGTCTGAGTCAGAGGCCACAGCCAGATGTCAAACAGGGTCACTACGTGGAACCTTGCAGCCGTCATTACCTGGTACTCCAGACTTTGGGTGAGTCATGTAGAAGTTGACTAACTGCTTTCTGTTTGTCCTTCCATTCATCCCTCCAGCAGATAAGTGCACACCTACTGTAGAGTATTAAAAGTGTGGACTCGTACTATCATCAAACATTCATTTTGAGGCTGAGCTTAATAGTTATATACAGAAATCAGCCACGTTACAAGGAGAAACACCTTTCCTTCACTGACTCATTTCTGCTCAATTTATTAATGCTATTTTTACCATTTCACCATCTGTGCTTGTATCGCACTTGATTAATGTCCAACAACCTGCAGCTTCTTGCTGCCTGTTTCCATGGAGCAAATATTGAACAAATGTTGAAAGGTAATGTCATTATGTTTTTTCACCTCACCAATCATTCTGATATTTGTTGTTACAGCGTCCAAGACTGATAAGAATACATTGTCAGTCTCTACAAGTCTGCAACAGCTATGATCAGCTGTGATATTAGCACTGTGGGGAAGTGGTTCACACTATAATTTACCATTCAGCCATGACATCAGGTCTGCCATGACTAAGCTTTGATGACAGTACTGTACCAAATTGGCGGAAACAATGGctgcaatgaatgaatgaactttttatttttgtgtcataaATATAACTATGCCCAGACTGCATGAGCCTACAGACACCACAAACTCATGCAAGCCAGGACCAGAGCGCTGTGTATACAAGAATAGAGAAGCAACTTAATCATCTTTAACAATCCAATCCTCAGaccaccaaacaaacaacaaaattcatttattttataatttataattcacttacaaaaacatatactgtactaTAGCAGTGGAGAAATCAgagtaaataataattaaatagtCCATCTTGTCTTCTTTTCCAGGCACAGCAATTCCAATTTTTGATCATCTGTACACcagaatatttcagggttttgtcaagacatttcatgGAAAATTAACTCTCTTAAATCATCATAATTTGTACAGTACAAAAGAAAATCACAGAGCTCAATATTTGTCCAGGCTGTGTTTAGATGTTGGCCAACTTCACCACTCAGACTAAAGAACAAATGCATCTAATGTTTGAGTGCAAACTACTTTGCGTTGTTGCTCCCTCGTGTGGTTGAAAGAGACACCTGCAGGTGATCTTACTGAAAAACAATGAGTTTGATGACACTGAGTACAAACACCTGTGAGATGTGACATACTCTACTTCTTTTGTGGATTAATCCATATCAGTGTAATTCCATATAGATATCATGCTCTGTTGCACCTACAGAACAAGGTACACAAGGTAAAAGCTTTTTCTAACTCATCATACAGTGCACCTAGTCTGAGCAGTACTGTGAGAAACTACCCAGCAGGCCCAGACCCAGACTGTTCCACTTCCTCTGCTCAAGACCTCAGGTCAGTCAAGCTTCACTGAACTCTCACTGGCTTATTTACACAGTTTGTCCTCTTACAATTGTCATTATTAAATTTCTTTGAATTTCAGAAGCTTCATCCCCAAAAGCCCTTTAACAGCTGTACCGGCCTGGCATGATAAGCCCACAGACGGGAGGGTGACCGACATCACTCCCTCATCAGAGTGGAGGTACATGAATGGCCGACCTGGTTTGTTCCAAAGGACGcccaaattctttttttttttaaaagtttgtgaaCTTGAGGAAATTAATTTAAGGTGATTTAAAGTTTTCAAAAAACTAATGTATGGAATTGATGGAGGGCTTTGAAATAACAGCACCCACATTCATCCCAGCACTCTAGACCTCTCTCCATTCATATATAGAGCACATTCAGCATGTTGAGGAAAAGCCTGTGATTGAGATCATAATACATAATTTTACTGGGATCTCTcgaaataaaatcttaaaactgTGTCATTTTTTGATTCACCAAGATcttgaaaaaaatcataaaaatgtcttGAATTCTGTGTCTAAGTTAGTTTAGGATCCGTGTGTGTTTACCACTGtgtacatttttcaagtgtgtgcCTAAATGCAAACAATCCAGTGGCGTATCCCATATGTTTGCAGTAGCCCTTTAGTCTATACATACAGCCTAGACCTGTAGTTTTTATAGCTGCAGGGTGTTTTCTCTCCACTTAGGAACATGGCCATAAATTTTTATCCCTTTGTGAAGTAATGTCTCCAAACTCTATTAACAAATCAAAGACCTGCTGCTGAAACAACCTTTTTACAGCCACACTAAAACACTCGGTGCATAACATATATGCTTTTGTTCGTCTCCAGCAGCCACTTGTAGCAACAGAGATGCTATTGTTTTATACAGCGGGCTGCATGATGTATAAGGTTTGTAGCTTATTTCCTTTAAGCTTTTGGAAGCAGAACAGTTAAAACAGCAGTGGCGTTCAATCAGTTTCAACAGTGAGGCAGAAAGCAATAAAGGGCTTTTAAGCGTACACCTCACCTCtccaaacatacacactcaaaGCAGAGGATTACTGGATTTATGCTGCATAAAATGAAAGCAATCAAAAAGTCCTTATTGTGTCACAGTGAGCGTTTATACATTTCAGGAAACTTTCCACCACCACGCTCTCATCCTCTTCTCTTCCGCTGACTGGAGACCAGCAGACCGACGCAGACATCATGGCCTTTGTCAGGGCCAGGCAAAACCTCCTCAACAggacaggtaacacacacacacgcacacacacacacacacacacacacacaaagcaagaaATAATGCAGAAACTAATCTTTCACATCGTATACATCTTGCATTCAGCACTGCCCTCAAGTGGTGTGATACTTTACGCCACATAAGGACCATAAACGTTTTGAACTTTCGAGTTATATTGAATCTATCTATATCGAAACTATCTGCAAGATATAACACTTGATAATCTACCAAttacaaactgaaaatgatttcagattcacttgttttcttttctggtAGTAGTGCATGATGAGTCAGGAACTACTTGTGGGCAAGATCACATAATTGAGAAAGtgtttttcacacaaacatcctCAGCAGCCTCTACAACTGCCTATCTTTTGCTCTTATGTggttactctctctctctctctctctctctctctctctctctctctctctctctctctctctctctctctctctctctttctctctctctctctcacacacacacacgttctgtctctttttctctctcctctcctttgaCCCTTGTATAGCTGCTTACTTTGGCAGACAGTAAAGTGCACTCGGCTGTCTTGTGGTTTGCCACTAGATATCCAGAACAGCTGAGGTCATGTGAACAGACAGACCGATGGCCAAATGAGCAGAGACaccagacagaaaaacagacaggcTGAGGAAGACATTTGCCCTCTGAAATCTTTCTTGCTTGCTTGttatcctttctttctttctttctttctttctttctttctttctttctttctttctttcctgtcttttttcttcCCCCTCTCTAGGTAAGGAAGACTCATTTCATGCCTCTTTAACTTGGCACTCCTAAGCTGGATAGCGACTGTGTTTTGACAGGAAAGCCCCTCTCCTTGGTTGTTTGGTAACCCCTGAATGGTGCTATCCCTCCTATCAAAACAGCTTTTAAGTCACtagtgcatgctgggaagtgTAGGGAACCTTGCAAAAAGAAATAGACAGCACATTTTCAGAGAGGAGGCTGTTATTATAGTTAAAATCATTGttaataaagatttttttgagTTCCAAAGAccaataaatatatttcttgAAGCCTAAAGGACAGACTTTTGGGCATgtcttttctctgttatttCCCAAGTACTTTCAAGTGGATTTCCAATCTGCCTCgtgtttttatgatttcagGCCCACCTCAGCAATAAGATGAAGTCCTGTGGAAGCATGCGAAACCTGAAGTTATCATCGTCTGACTGCTTGAGCAACCTCCACATCTGTCAGGTGATAAAATCATCCTGAAAACATGCATTAGAAATCTCTGAGTTCTGACGGACAATGGAGATGTGAGAAGAAATGCAGGGTCTCGCAACTGAAACCCTCTGCCAAACATATGGCACACATCCTGTATGATtctcacatgcatacacacacttgttGACCTCCTGGAGATGCAGCAGCTCAGTATAAATCACAGGCCGTGCCGGCCATTTGATCTGAACAAATGTTGTCTCAAGATATCAGAGGAAGGAGGGGACAATAGGAAACCAGCTGGCTCCAGTATGTGTTTAAAGATGTAATGAATCATGACTTTTTAAATGGTTACAGGAAGTTTCAACTTTCATAATGACAAATGCATTTAATATTTCTGTCTGCTTTCACTTGATTCTAAGTTTAACACATGTAGtgttaaatattgtaaatagaagtatgtaatatatgtacagtaatttACCTGTTTATTTCTCAGATTCTGTTAAAAAAGTAGTATTGCTCTTTAAATCTGCACAGAACATTGAATCAAAAATAAAGCTGCAAATGAAAGATGCCATAATGTTCACCAGATGTGAGATGCCATGATGCGTATTACTGCTGCATTTTACAGTTATTAGCCTAATTTGTTCCTGAGTTCTTTTATCATCAGTAATGCTAACTATCATAGCTCTTCTTTCCCAGTTACTCTCCTGCAAATGGCAATTGTAGTAAAGGGGTTCCTGTGGCATTTGTTTCTATGGAAGTCAACTGGAAAATTATCCAGGAAAATAGACATCCTTAAGTGATTCTTCACAAATTTCAGCCATGAAGGGTAAAGGATGACTAAAACCATTGGTTGCGTCAATTGTTAAAATATTGGAAATATGGTCTAACAGTAGTCAAGTCCTCATTATACCAATACTGATGTACAGGAAGTCAACCCATAGTTATATTCCAAAGGTTGTAATCTGTAAAATCTCCCTGAAACGTGCAGGTATCATTGATTTTATAAGCAAATTATACTGGTTAAATCATTGCACAGCAGTTTTACTAATGAATCATCTGGTCCTTAAAATGTCTATCCATGCCCACTGATATTCAGGGACAAAGGAAGGAGGAGTCTATCCCATCATGCACTGGGCAAAAGGCAGGGAAATACCCAAGACAGACCTCCAGTCTGTACAAAGCTTCTTTAAGATTCAGTATTTGAATTTCAAATTAGGTCACGAACATTTCTTTGCCTGGAGTATCGATTGTTGAGCATTGAACTGAATCATTTAAAGAGGCTTGTAGTCGATTATATTAGTAAGATTTTATTTGGTAGTTCGGTGCAGATAAAAGGCACTGAGTTGGATGTCAGCACTGAACTGCCTGACTCACAGTGTAGTTTTTTTAGTGGCTTACAGTAAGTCTGAAGACTATTTACTTTGATGGTTTTCTGATTTAATGTTAAGCAGCACAGTTACTTCTGAGAGACTAGCAGGCAGGTCTGATTAATACACAGTTTGTACTACTTGTCCTAACACTTAACTACATCAACGCACATTCTAATCCGCCAAACAATACATCAGCCCCATCCCACTGTCCCAAAGCTCCTGACATTCACTTGATCTGTCAATGTCATCTGGTAATCAAAATCTACCCATCCAGGCACCTCAGAGCCGTGGCTGCAAACCTCGCCAAACACAAGACAACCTGTGAACGTTGGAACAACCTGTTTGCATGGCTTTGCCTCAATTTGTTTGACAGATGACAAGCAGCTGCACAATTTACATCCAGGCAGAATTGCCTTGGAGAAGGAGCCTTCTTCGGCCAAGTCATGATATCTGTTATTTCTCTGTCACATCAGTGACTTCCTTTGTGACATGTGTATTTAagggggacatattatgcacacttatgggtctatatttatattctggggctctactggaatatctcaGCATGATTCAACTTCAACATCAACTTAGCAGTGTAGGACTGATGATTATAACTGTAGTTTTGGCATCTACTAAAATGTctatgatttcttttttttttacatgcttttaggctttttttttaactgtccaGCTTTATAAACACAGAAGCCCTAGAACTCCATTAGCTTCTCTCTTGAGATTTCTTTCAACTCTTTGGTTTATGGCCCACAATCAAGTAGTGCTCTCTACACCTCTCCCAAATGtcatctccttcctctccatctGACCATAAACATGACCGGCTCCTGAATTTGGGGAAAACGTCTGATGATTGTTCTAGCAGACTTCTTAGGGTTAGAAAAATTGAGCTTTTAGACTAATGAAATTTTAAAGTGTCCATActtaatgaaattaaatgtatctCCTTTGACATATCTCAAGTTGTGGCACCAATCTGTAttattttaatggaaaattTCTGCAATGTACGTCAATTCAGGAATCCAATAATTTGCGGTTGAACTACATTCTCCTCAGGTTTCCAATTAACTGTCAGTGAATACAATTAGTCCCCACAAAGCAGAATTGTACTGAAAGGCTCTGGCAGAGGCCCTCCACAAATGTGGGCGCTTGAACAACCAACAGCAGTCAGGTAAAATATTAACTTTTGTTCTGCTGACAAGATGCTGCCGCTTCCTTATTAGTGGAAACAGTTgaaagtatatgtgtgtgtccagatgTCGCCCTAATGGAGGAGAGTAGATGATCGTTACCCAAGCAACCCATAGATCAATGCCCAACATCTACAGTACTCTGACCAATCAGAGTGAGAGCATTAAGTGGAGATGTTTTGCCTTTGGAGAGTTATCCAGTTGTCTGAGTGAAGATGATGCAGCTTTACGAGAGATCATTTCTTATCTTATTGACGTGTGAAAACTGACTCTGAGTTACttcaaatacagtttttgtCTGATCTTTGACCATTTCCTTTTCACAATCTGCAACAATGGTAGCTGTTTTGGGGGAATCACACATAAGATCTGCGTTTTTCCTGAGGAATTTGATCATTAGTCCTTTCTAAGGTGAATAGCCTCTTTCTGAGTTTGAGCGTCAGCGTGTGTGTCCATTGGGCGCTGGGGGAGTTTGATGGCGAGGTTCCAGTTGGTCCGAGTCAAAGTGAGCTGGACAGCACTTTTGGCTCTGGCCCACCTCACATACCTGCTGGTTGGGGCCACCATCTTCCAGATACTGGAGCGAGAGGCTGAGAGCGAAAACCGAAACCATTTCCAACTGGAGAAGTTGAATTTCTTGGCTAATTATACCTGCCTGGACAGACAAGCCTTGGAGAAGTTTGTTCAGGTTTGCCTTCACTTTATTCCTGTCTGTTAACCTGCTGTAGATCAAGTCCTGTTTGATGTGTTAACACAGTGTAGAGTTATTGAAGTGTAACAGCTTATAATGTAATTTGAGTTTTTGGTATATTTTCCCTACAGTAATTTGTTGACTCTTGCTTATGCTCAAAATGATACAGTAACAGATGCAGAAGTGATTAGCCTGTGTTTGTCAGTGCGGTCATCAGTGACCTGGTTGACAAAAGGCCCCAGTTGTATACAAGCCTGCAagtacacaaatctgtttttaatagctgagtaaatatgatgatgaaaatggcTTAGCAAAtacagtgagacagagaaatTGAAAGATCAATTTTATGAATAGGCAAAGTACATACTATTAAAGGGCATTTAAGTTAGCTGACCTAATAAATCAATAAGTGTGTCAAGATCCAAAATATCTCAAATATGACCCATCTGCACTCTCTTTTAAATGTCCAAATGTTAAAGCTGCTGAGTTTGACcttattttagtatttatttatttatttgcaggtGATTTTAGATGCCTGGGAAAAGGGAGTCAATCCCTCTGGCAACTCAACCAACCCCAGTAACTGGGATTTCAGCAGCTCCTTCTTTTTTGCAGGCACAGTAGTCACAACTATAGGTGAGCCTTGTAATACATTCATTGTTTTAACTGTCTGCTTTGGGCTGCCTGCATCTCTAAATGATAAATCCTCCTCTGATCTGGCAGGCTATGGCAATCTGTCCCCCAGCACTGTGTCTGGTCAGGTGTTCTGTGTGTTCTATGCACTGTGTGGGATCCCACTGAACCTGGCCTTCCTCAAACAGCTGGGCAAGTGTCTCACCATTCACCTGGGTCGACTAGAGAGGGGGATGGTCTCAGTTGTTCCACACAAGGTACAGGACGAAAGATAAGACAGATTTATGATCATTATAAGTTAAGGTATGGATTTCATCTAAATGTAGATTTTGCTGCGTTCCTTTCCCAGCAAGCAGTTGAGGTGTTGGCAGTGAGCTCGTTCTTCGTCACAGGCAGCCTGCTGTTTCTGGTCATCCCTCCTCTGATGTTCAGTTATGTGGAAGGCTGGACGTTTGGCGAAGGCTTCTACTTCACCTTCATTACCCTCAGCACCATTGGTTTTGGAGATTATGTGGTGGGTGAGTAGAGAGAACAAACAAGCGCTAATATGGTGGAAGGGCCCAGGATGTCTCCTCTGCCAGAATAAAAccatttatattttgtatttttacatgtaaagcaaaaagtgaaaaaaataaaactgtattctATTTTGACCAAACATTTCTGGTATTATTGACTTAACATGTTGTAATCTCAATCCTTGTAGGGACTGACCCAGGCAAGGAGTACATCTCTTTGTACCGCAGCCTCGCAGGTGTATGGATCATTTTTGCCTTGGCTTGGCTTGCTCTTATCCTCAACATGGGAGCCAGAATAATGGAGCACGCAATTGGCTTGACTCATCCAGGCTTTAAGaaacaagaggaggaagaggacgtGTCATCCAGTAAACTGGAGGACACTTCAAAGATCTGACGGTTTACTACAGACGGGATTATCTGCATGTAATATAGATTAGTTAGAGAGCATTTTCGTGCAATTGTTTTAGGGTACTTATTGTGATTGACAGTATAGCAGGAAAACAAATGTACCAGCTATTTATCTGTTACTGTAGCAAAAACTGTTTTCGTATGATATTTTGCTGTGCTGTGATGCTTAGGCTGGAAAAACATTACAGGTTCTTAAAAATTCTACCTCAATTAATAAGCCAAAGAGTCGATCAGGGGTTAAAGTCCCAAAAAAGAAAACGTGTTTAATCAGGTAATGCATCAGGTAGGAACCTCGTAAAGTTTTTCCATCCTGAGATAAAATGTAGAATTCTGAAATGAACTGCTGAACtacaaatttgtgttttttgtactCTTGTTTATTGTAGCATGTTACCTGACTGCATTATTAGAACATTTTAACACAGGAGAAGTTTAAGATCAGAGTTATTATTTCTGCTGTCTAATGTGCGTGCGAgcatgtgtatatatgcatatgcatgcTCATGTGAGTCCACATCTGCGTTTGTGTACTGATGGTAAACTCCAGTGAATCGAGCACGGAGGGCTAtcttaaacaaacacattaatcaaGATGGTGATGCGAGGTGAGCTGAGAGTGCATTACACACAGGACTGATCCCAGAGAGTCAGCTGGAAAAAAGGTGGATGGCTTCTGTCTGTCATGCTTTCTTTAGTATGTTACTGTTAACTGTCACTGTCCCTCTTATCCCAGTAAGACAACTGTCCTGAAGGATGAAATGCAAACATAATACAACTGAAATATAGTCTGATGTATAATGTGTATGCTCTTTGGTTTGTGGACAAGTAGAGTGTAGTAGTGCCTTTGGGAACTACACAAAAACTGCTGTTGCTGGTCTTGAATTGACCCCCTGACAGAACTACTTTCTTGTATCCTTCTCAACCTCTATCAACCTTGAGGGCAGAAACCTACAAATTTTTCCTCTACCCATAGTCATCACCTGTAGCCCAACCTCTGCTGGCGTCTTTCCCTCTGCTCATTTTGCTTCACCAGATTTGCATGACAGACCATTTGAGTGATTGAAACAGTAGCACGGGTGGAAGTTCATTTGCCTGCAAAGCATGGAAACATGAGAAGCCGAGCAGGTAAACCCTCACTCATCACTGTCCCCAGTTGCTGAGGTTGAGACGCTGAGCTTGCCTGGATCTACAAAAGTTCTACCAAGGAACCAAGATGGTAATCAAAGAAATGTTAAATTTGGCCAGGGTGCCCTCCATCCTCATACTCGGGCTGGTTTACGTGACCTACGTGCTGATTGGCGGCGTGGTTTTCTGGAAGTTGGAAGGAGATCTCGGGCGAAAGGACATCGGTCATTTACTGTTGAACAAAGAAAGGCTGCTCACGACGTACACCTGTCTGAACCAAGAGGGCCTGATGGCAGTGGCTCAGGTGAGGCACTCAGACATGAAACATCAAAAGAAGCAGGTTAATCAATAGAAAAGAAGTCCATATTTCCTCCTCACTTTTTGTCCCAGAGTAAGGAGAAAAcctgtcaaaatgttttaataaggCAACACAGGCAAACACAGTTATAGATGTCAGAACATTACACTTCCAGACATTCTTTTGCAAGGGACCTTCTAACATGCAAATCTAAAGGGCAACATTTCACACTAGAGCTGCTACTACCTGCTGCTGTATAGTTATATAAGTCAACCTGTGGGTTTTACTGAGAGACCgctttatttatattgttttgtcattttctcattCTGTTAATGGACAAATCTCACCATCATTAAAATACTTACAGCATACTTCAACAGACTGAAACCATTCTATGTCTAATGATAAATATCTACTGATTTATTTCCAACTGGcatacatttattaaattttGCACTGTTTCAATGTTTAGTCATACATAGTGGCCAATGCAGCCacttttcaaataaatttaAGACTCATACTTAGCAGTTTCATACACTGTGTTATTTAATCTTCACTCAAATAAATCACTCATGTCATCAACAACTGCAGTAGGACAAACGTTCAACAGGTGGCACCATTCAGCAATTTAGGTTTGTCAGAAAAGACCAGTAAGCTACTCTGCCACTGACAAAAGCTCCAAGACAGAGCCGTTTCTAATCTCatacagctgaaatgaaaaacaaaagaaacaatgaGACCTATTTTGAATCTGGAGTGATGTTTATGTGGCAGAGAGGCAACTTCTTTCATGCAAATATCAGCTTCAGCAGCCTTTCAACACTGCACATTCTGCTTTGCCTGTGTGTCTTGCCCTGACTTGATTTACACAGCAGCAAAGTTGTACAATCCTCTCCCTGGAAAGTACGGAGAATTTATCACGTCTTTTGATTCATACGGAGAAAAGCATGTTATGTTGCACTGAGTTGGAGAGAAATCTCTTAGGTC
This window harbors:
- the LOC137199522 gene encoding potassium channel subfamily K member 16-like, producing MARFQLVRVKVSWTALLALAHLTYLLVGATIFQILEREAESENRNHFQLEKLNFLANYTCLDRQALEKFVQVILDAWEKGVNPSGNSTNPSNWDFSSSFFFAGTVVTTIGYGNLSPSTVSGQVFCVFYALCGIPLNLAFLKQLGKCLTIHLGRLERGMVSVVPHKQAVEVLAVSSFFVTGSLLFLVIPPLMFSYVEGWTFGEGFYFTFITLSTIGFGDYVVGTDPGKEYISLYRSLAGVWIIFALAWLALILNMGARIMEHAIGLTHPGFKKQEEEEDVSSSKLEDTSKI